The Ptiloglossa arizonensis isolate GNS036 chromosome 13, iyPtiAriz1_principal, whole genome shotgun sequence genome window below encodes:
- the LOC143153778 gene encoding endoglucanase E-4 produces the protein MKLNMFVTCVTALILISIALVDVINANPPYYVKPIEDENDYARVLELSLLFYEAQRSGKLPKNNRIPWRGDSALNDHGLNGEDLTGGYYDAGDFVKFGFTMASTTTLLAWGAVSWSEAYTAVGQLDELRDAIKWATDYFIKCHVSENVFYGQVGDFSLDHTFWGRPEELNTTRPAYKIDSEHPGSDLAGETAAALAASSMVFRDHDPKYSARCLKHAKELYKFANRYRGLYHEAIRGAAQYYESTDYGDELAWAAAWLFKATNDTMYLEDAEHHYQHFHLKERPNEFFYNKKVAGVQVLLAQLTGQQEYQKAARAFCDFSVRQQKRTSKGLLYIDKFGTLCHAANVAFVCLEAADVPGVGDPEEYREFAKQQIYYMLGGGGRSYVVGWGRNPPKQPHHAASSCPDRPATCGWSEFDKDASNPQILYGALVSGPDEADEFHDHREDYVYTEVTLDYNAGFTSAVAGLLQLRVKSTT, from the exons GCTCTGATTCTAATATCAATAGCTCTGGTCGACGTTATAAATGCGAACCCGCCGTACTATGTAAAACCGATCGAGGACGAGAATGATTATGCTCGAGTCTTGGAGCTTTCGCTCTTATTTTACGAAGCTCAACGATCAGGGAAGCTGCCGAAGAACAATCGGATACCGTGGAGAGGGGACTCAGCATTGAACGATCATGGTTTGAATGGAGAAGATCTGACTGGGGGCTATTACGATG CCGGCGATTTCGTAAAGTTTGGCTTCACAATGGCCTCGACGACAACATTGTTAGCCTGGGGCGCTGTTAGCTGGTCAGAGGCGTACACTGCGGTCGGGCAGCTCGATGAACTTCGCGATGCCATTAAATGGGCTACGGACTACTTCATCAAGTGTCACGTGAGCGAGAACGTTTTCTACGGCCAGGTCGGTGATTTCTCGCTGGATCATACGTTTTGGGGCAGACCGGAAGAACTGAACACCACCAGGCCTGCTTACAAGATCGATTCCGAACACCCTG GTTCCGACCTGGCTGGAGAAACAGCAGCCGCTCTCGCAGCTTCCAGTATGGTTTTCCGTGACCACGACCCGAAGTACAGTGCTCGATGTCTGAAACACGCCAAGGAATTGTACAAATTCGCGAACAGGTATCGAGGACTTTATCACGAGGCGATACGTGGTGCTGCTCAATACTACGAGAGCACAGATTACGGTGACGAGTTGGCCTGGGCAGCTGCTTGGCTCTTCAAGGCGACGAACGACACGATGTATCTCGAAGATGCTGAGCATCATTACCAACATTTCCATCTCAAAGAAAGACCGAACGAATTCTTCTATAACAAGAAGGTCGCCGGAGTTCAG GTGCTGTTGGCCCAACTGACGGGTCAGCAAGAGTATCAGAAAGCTGCGCGTGCCTTTTGTGACTTCTCGGTGCGCCAGCAAAAGCGGACGTCAAAGGGTTTGCTCTACATCGACAAATTCGGTACCCTGTGCCACGCAGCGAACGTTGCGTTCGTTTGTTTGGAAGCGGCCGATGTACCCGGTGTCGGCGATCCCGAGGAATATCGTGAATTTGCTAAACAACAAATTTACTATATGCTGGGAGGTGGTG GAAGGAGCTACGTGGTCGGATGGGGTCGAAATCCACCGAAACAGCCTCACCACGCGGCGTCATCCTGTCCCGACAGGCCAGCGACCTGCGGGTGGTCCGAATTTGACAAAGATGCATCGAACCCCCAAATCCTATACGGCGCCTTGGTCTCCGGACCCGACGAGGCGGACGAGTTTCACGATCACCGGGAAGATTACGTATACACTGAAGTCACGTTAGACTATAACGCCGGTTTCACGAGCGCAGTCGCCGGACTCTTGCAACTGCGGGTCAAAAGCACCACATAA